TTTATTTTGGTGGTTATATTGTTCCTGCAGCTAATAAACATAAAGTTTTTATAGAACAAACATATTTAAAAAAAGGAATTGTTTATTTTGGGAGTAATATTTATTTCCAGGATACAAAAACCAGAATAGTAACAATAAATATTTATGATTTAGCAAATGATCAGGCAAATCAGGTAAGTATTCAAGAATTTGATCCAATTGATAAAACAAAATTACTTGAAAGAATAGATGCTTTTAGAATGAAGTATGACTCAGCAAAAGCCTGCTGGATTTTATATAATGGATTTAAAAGAACATTTCAGGATTCACTTGAAACAGTTGAAAAATTTGTAACAAAAGAATTATGCAACTTGAATTTTAAGCCAGAGGACGTAATTAAAAAGCAACGAAAACCCGAAGAATTAACTTTACCAGAGTTAGCTGAATTAGCAAATGAACAAATAAGAACCGGAAACGATCCAACTCAAATTCAAATTGAGTATCAATCGAGAATTGCTTATGCTTTTTCGAGTGTAATAGTAGTATTATTTGGTTTACCAATTTCTGCAAGAAGAAGAGGAGGACTTGCACTTCACTTTGGAATTAATCTACTTATTACTTTTATTTATCTGGTTTTTATGAAGGTAAGTCAGGCTTTTGGAAAAAATGGAATTCTCGATCCATTCATTACTGCCTGGTTTTCGAACTTCATATTTTTAATTGCTGCAATTTATAATATTAAAAGAGCAATGAAATAAATATAGATTTTTCTCTCACATCAAAAATTAGTAACTAAATGAATATGAATTAACCAAATAAAAATTCATTTTGTTTTTAATTCAAAAACTCCATCCCAGTTATCATCAGGAGGATTCGATAAATAAAATTCGCATCTATTCATATATACTTTAGATGGATAGTCTTTTAATTTTTCATAAGAACGTTTGAAATAATCAAGAGCTTCTTCAAAATATTTATGCTTGTATAATTCAATTCCTTGAAAATAAAAATCCATATTCTCAAAAGCTTCTTGAGCTTTTTTATCTCCAAGTTCATTAATTAATTCATAAACAGCTGTTGGTTTTGTTTTTCCTTTTACTCTCACAACATCAAGATATCTAACAAGAAATTTATCTTTAACCAATTCGTATGTCGATTCACTTATCATTATACTCGTACCATATTCTTTATTTGCTCCTTCGAGTCTTGAAGCTAAATTTACATTATCACCAAGAACTGTATAATCAAATCTTTTCTCGCCACCAATATTACCAACAATAACTTCTCCCGAATTAATTCCAATTCTAATGTAGATAGAAGATTCAGTTTTATTAGTCCAAATTTCTCTTAGTTGAGCAAGTCTATTTTGCATTTGAAGAGCTGTCAAGCAAGCTTTATAAGCATGATCAGGCACTTCAACTGGAGCACCCCAGAATGCCATTACAGCATCACCAAGATATTTATCAAGTGTTCCATCGTTGGCAATAATAATTTCACTCATCTCACTTAAAAATTGATTAATAAAACTAACCAGCTCTTCAGGCTGTTTTTTTTCTGCAAATGTTGTAAAATTAGCAATGTCACTAAACATAATTGTTAAATTTTTCTTTTCGCCACCTAATTTTAATTTGTCTGGATTAGATATTAACTCATTCACTACCGTATTACTTACATAATGACTGAACATTCCTTTTATCAAAACATTTTGTTGCCGCTCTCTTAAAAAATGATAAGCTGTGCTCGAAAAATATCCAACAATTAGTGCAAGTGAGGGACTTACAATTGCAATAACTAATTTTTTTTCTATAAAATAAAAAACGCTCAGGCGATAGAACAGATAAATTGATAGCCCGATTATAATTATATTTAATAATTCAATTAATAATCCTAAATGTAATTTGACTTTCCTGAGTAATGATGTTATAACAAATGAAAAAGTTGTTAACAAAATTATTAAGAGTATTTCACTCAAATTTGATTGTTTATATAAAAAATCTCCTCTTATAACATTTTGAATTATATTAGCGTGAAATTCAACTCCATAAATTAAGTTATCTCCTTTTTGTTTTCCTTTTGCAAAAGAAATTGGTAAAATATCTCTATCTTCTGGCATTGTAGAACCAATAAGAACAATCTTATCTTTAAATTTATTCGTATAAAGTAAGCCACCATCGGGATTATCCCAGGTATTTAAGTCCTCTCCAATTTCAAGTTCATCAATAGTTTTAAATTCTTTATCATCGAGCACATCAATTAATTTTACACGCGGGAAAGTTCCACTTGGTCCATAAAAATTAATTAAGATACTATTTTTATCGAATTGTGGAATGAGTCTTCCATTTATTTGAAAGAACTCATCATGACGAATAGCAGTAAAATCTTTGGGAAGATTATAAAATTTATTAAGGACAGCAAAACCAAAACTTGGAATTAATTTATTCATTAAATTCGACTTAACATATGGAAGATATCTTCTAAACACTCCATCATTATCTGCAGGAACCTGAACTATTCCTATTGAACTATCCACATGATAAAAATAATTACCAAAATTTTCTTTAAGATTTTTTATGTAACTTTTATTTTCTTCAAGTAATCTTTCACTTTCAATATCAATTTTGCCTGATAACACTACTTTTCTGGAATTTAAAATTGATTGATACATTAATGAATCATTTGAAGGAGACCATTGATCTTCGTTTGTAAAATTTATATCAATACCAATTGCTTTTGCACCTGCATTTGTCAGATTATTTATAACTTTTGCAAAAACAAATCTTGGCCAAGACCAGCGATTATATGGTGGCGGGATTTGATCGTAAGCATCCTGAGTTATTTCTACAATAATAACATCAGAAGAATCTCCTAAATCAACTATTCCTCTTTCTGAAAATCTTTTATCAATTAATTTTAATTCTAATTCCCTTAAAGGTGTGATTGGCAAAAGATAATCTTGAGTAATTAAAATAGTTAGAATAGCAGCTGTTAAAATTATTACTAACTGTTTTAAAGCATTTACAATCTTTTTACTGCCATTCATAATAAATTATAATGTGTAACGAGTAGTTAAGCCAATAATTGAATTTGTAGTCTTTCCAGGGAACCTAAAAATTCTTGTTTGAAAAGCTACATTTAATCTTGAAATTAAATTATAATCTGCAATAAGCTCTAATGACTGTCTTTTATAATCACCAAAACTTGGGCTCAATGTAGCTGAAAGGAGTAATTTATCTTCAAGTAATTTACGTTTTAGCCCTAATGTTAAGGTAACATATTTATATTGTTTATTCGCAATTTCTGTAGAATTATAAAGCAGTTGAAAGATTGAGTTAAAATTTCTTTCCCAAAAACTATTAATTGATAATGATACTGAATTATAATTTGCATCAATATCATTCAGACTTTTATCTTCCCTTTTCTGAGTTGTTATTGACAATGAAGTATTGTGACGCACTCCTAATTTTATATCATATGAAAATAATAATGTAAATTTATCTGTAATATCATCAATCACATAATTGCTATAAATTGTATCTGTTATTTTTATCCCATTGTTATTTTTATATCGATTGTAACCTATTGTGATACTTGGGAAATTAGTTCTTAAAAAAAGTAATGCTGTTGCACTAACGGTTTCGAATGTTGTTGTGGCTATTTTAGTTTTTTGTAGATTATCTTCTAACTTCTCATAACCAAAAGAAAGGAAGAATTGGTTATCGAACATTCTAATTCTATCAACAAAATTAAATCCTTTTACATCTGTTCTAATAAATGATTGTCCAAATGAGAAATAATCATTCCCTCTATAAATGTAAGAAGCTTTGAGAGAGTTATTAAAATAATTAAGACTTAGTGCTGCTTCGCCAACTAAAGATGCCAACTTTTGAGGATTAAGAGGACCGATATATTGATTTACAGTAATAATTTTACCAAGCCATTTTTTGATTGTTTTAATTTTATCTGGATCAATATCAAAAGCTTTTCCTTCTCCAAAAATAGAATCTATTTTTTCATCTGATAATGTACCTGAAGAAATATCTTTATTATAGATACTGAATGCTGCCTGTGATGTAAAAAGAATATTTTGTTCATCAAAAGCAAACATTAAATCTGTTCCAACAACAGCATTTTCTTGTGGTCGTGCAGAGAATTCAACCGAATTGGGATCATCTTTTGAGTGAAGATAAGTAAATCCCAATTGAAAATTTTCACCACTTCCAAAAGATGGTCGAATGGCAAATAATTTCCTGCTATAAGTTCCCAGTTGAACTCTACCAAATGGAAATCCATATTTATTTTCATCAATTGGTATCACATTGTACGCGAGTGGAGCATTTTCTTTAAGATACTTTTCTAATAAAGTCCCCTCAACCTTTCTGAGTATTTCACCATATGTTGCTTGAATATTGAAAGCACTAAGATTTAATGCTCCATTTATTCCGCGAATTCTTTTACCACTCATAATTAAATTTGGAAACTGAGGATAAGAATCACCAATTTGTAAATTTAGCAAATCTCCATTGCGAATAGTCAAATTATATCTATTGTATGGTTGAAGATATTTCTTTTCCTCTGAAGTTACATAAAGTTGACCACCAAAAAACCAATCTCCTGAAGTAATTTTTGTTTCTGCATTTAAATTATTATACCATTTTGAAATCTCGCTATAATTTTCATTTCTCGATTCAGCTTTCAAGTTTCCATTGACTTTCCACCTTTGTTCTAATCTGGTAGCAACTTCACGTGTTACAAACTGAATATTTCTTATTATTGAATGATATAAATTTCCTTCGTTATCAAAAACTTCTATTTTAATTTGAGTAGCACCAGTTTTAATATTACTAATATTCTCATTACTAATTACAACCAGGTCTCCCGCAATAAGAGCACTACCCGAAATATCAATATTATTTAGAAAAATTTTTGTTCTTCTTATATCAATATTTTCAGGTGCTCTCATAAACGAGATTGAAATTAAAAAGTTATCCTGAGTTACTATTTCGCCTTCATCGGGATTAAGTACAATAATTTCTTTATCTTTTTCTGAAGCTCCTTGAATAGCCAGTTGAAATGGAGAAGCTCCTTCGTTAATACCTGAAGGATAGGTTTGTTGTGTTTCGTCCTTAAGGTTAATAACAAAGTAATATTCTAAAGTTGGTGGTTTTATTACATCAGATGAAATAGTATAAGTTGCAGCATTACCAACAATTTGCATTTCCACCTTTTGAAATTCATTTTGACCGAATAATCTATATAATAAATCAATTGATAAGATATTTTCTGTTGAAATTAATTCAACAGAAAAATTTAATGGTGTATTAACTTTTGCTTCGCTTGTTTTTACATTTAGAATTAGACTTTCTTGAGCATCTACTTTTGCTAAGAATATAAAATAAGTGAGTAGAATGTAAATATTAATATATCTTAATAGAAACTTTAATCTCATTTTACCCCCTTTTAAAAAAAATTATTCTTCGGGACCGTAATATTCTATTTCAAAATCGCCTTGTGGAGTTTGAATAATAATCTTTTTAATATTTGTTCTTCGAGATTCTTGCATTAACTTTTTATCTTGATCAGTCTGTTCACGAAAATCAAAAGTGCCATCTTTCGAAATAGTAACTGTATTACCTTCTGTTAAAGTTCCTTCACCTCCCTGTGGCCCAGTAAAATTAAGCAATGCAGAACCTGACTCTAAGGACATTGTGAATGTGCTATCTTCGCTATACTCTAAAAATCCACTTGTCCCTCTAATTGAAGCAACAACGGTAGGAGTAGTAAATTTAAATTCTTCATTTTCAGATTGTTTTTTAACATCAAAACTAATTAATCCCTTTTGAATGAAAGTATTTTTATTCATTAATTTTTCTTTTTTATCACCAAAAATATGTAGAATACAATTTTCCCGTACACGTAATAAACCCGAACCATCAGTAAATTTAACAAGTGCTAAAGATTTAAAACCAGTTTTAACTTCGTT
This is a stretch of genomic DNA from Rosettibacter firmus. It encodes these proteins:
- a CDS encoding LptF/LptG family permease; its protein translation is MKIIDRYLVKQFLQSIFFGLIAFTLLFVVIDMMEKLGDFIDQNVDTNMIIQYYIVFTPEIIRLMTPVAVLLASLFTVGKLSNQNELTAIKAGGISFYRFILPFFVTAFIISLFSVYFGGYIVPAANKHKVFIEQTYLKKGIVYFGSNIYFQDTKTRIVTINIYDLANDQANQVSIQEFDPIDKTKLLERIDAFRMKYDSAKACWILYNGFKRTFQDSLETVEKFVTKELCNLNFKPEDVIKKQRKPEELTLPELAELANEQIRTGNDPTQIQIEYQSRIAYAFSSVIVVLFGLPISARRRGGLALHFGINLLITFIYLVFMKVSQAFGKNGILDPFITAWFSNFIFLIAAIYNIKRAMK
- a CDS encoding adenylate/guanylate cyclase domain-containing protein, coding for MNGSKKIVNALKQLVIILTAAILTILITQDYLLPITPLRELELKLIDKRFSERGIVDLGDSSDVIIVEITQDAYDQIPPPYNRWSWPRFVFAKVINNLTNAGAKAIGIDINFTNEDQWSPSNDSLMYQSILNSRKVVLSGKIDIESERLLEENKSYIKNLKENFGNYFYHVDSSIGIVQVPADNDGVFRRYLPYVKSNLMNKLIPSFGFAVLNKFYNLPKDFTAIRHDEFFQINGRLIPQFDKNSILINFYGPSGTFPRVKLIDVLDDKEFKTIDELEIGEDLNTWDNPDGGLLYTNKFKDKIVLIGSTMPEDRDILPISFAKGKQKGDNLIYGVEFHANIIQNVIRGDFLYKQSNLSEILLIILLTTFSFVITSLLRKVKLHLGLLIELLNIIIIGLSIYLFYRLSVFYFIEKKLVIAIVSPSLALIVGYFSSTAYHFLRERQQNVLIKGMFSHYVSNTVVNELISNPDKLKLGGEKKNLTIMFSDIANFTTFAEKKQPEELVSFINQFLSEMSEIIIANDGTLDKYLGDAVMAFWGAPVEVPDHAYKACLTALQMQNRLAQLREIWTNKTESSIYIRIGINSGEVIVGNIGGEKRFDYTVLGDNVNLASRLEGANKEYGTSIMISESTYELVKDKFLVRYLDVVRVKGKTKPTAVYELINELGDKKAQEAFENMDFYFQGIELYKHKYFEEALDYFKRSYEKLKDYPSKVYMNRCEFYLSNPPDDNWDGVFELKTK
- a CDS encoding FecR family protein translates to MKEKLIILFFIAFYISIFPEEKNENNKAKNSNSSDTQVALVTKVYKDVNYRKTADESDWQKANIGLVLYDGNEVKTGFKSLALVKFTDGSGLLRVRENCILHIFGDKKEKLMNKNTFIQKGLISFDVKKQSENEEFKFTTPTVVASIRGTSGFLEYSEDSTFTMSLESGSALLNFTGPQGGEGTLTEGNTVTISKDGTFDFREQTDQDKKLMQESRRTNIKKIIIQTPQGDFEIEYYGPEE